From Carettochelys insculpta isolate YL-2023 chromosome 3, ASM3395843v1, whole genome shotgun sequence, a single genomic window includes:
- the LOC142011500 gene encoding uncharacterized protein LOC142011500 isoform X2 → MIRLQSSMSNHIPFCGVLGHTFMEFLKGSGDYCQAQHDLYADK, encoded by the exons ATGATCAGGCTACAGTCTTCAATGAGTAACCATATTCCT TTCTGTGGTGTTCTTGGTCACACATTTATGGAGTTTCTGAAGGGCAGTGGAGACTACTGCCAGGCACAGCACGACCTCTATGCAGACAAGTGA
- the LOC142011500 gene encoding uncharacterized protein LOC142011500 isoform X1 produces MIRLQSSMSNHIPQFCGVLGHTFMEFLKGSGDYCQAQHDLYADK; encoded by the exons ATGATCAGGCTACAGTCTTCAATGAGTAACCATATTCCT CAGTTCTGTGGTGTTCTTGGTCACACATTTATGGAGTTTCTGAAGGGCAGTGGAGACTACTGCCAGGCACAGCACGACCTCTATGCAGACAAGTGA